A genomic region of Candidatus Zixiibacteriota bacterium contains the following coding sequences:
- a CDS encoding methyltransferase domain-containing protein — translation MAGRPDQVNMTRWNPEVYARNARFVSELGTPLLELLAPVPGERILDLGCGDGALTLKIAAAGATVVGADASHEQLRAARKLGLDVVRMDGHAFAVGRHFDAVFSNAALHWMKRPAEVVSGVAAALKGGGRFVGEMGGNGNVAAIRRALHSALRARGVDPEAVDPWYYPGVEEYGALLAAAGFEVETIGLIARPTPLPGDIVSWLEVFAQPFIEAVAPPERSSYLQEVRSTLAPALRRPDGTWIADYVRLRFRAIRRGAGF, via the coding sequence ATGGCCGGGCGACCCGATCAGGTGAACATGACGCGCTGGAATCCCGAGGTCTACGCCCGCAACGCGCGCTTCGTCTCCGAGCTCGGCACGCCCCTCCTCGAGCTGCTCGCTCCCGTCCCGGGAGAGCGCATCCTCGACCTCGGCTGCGGTGACGGAGCTTTGACGCTCAAGATCGCCGCCGCGGGAGCGACGGTCGTCGGCGCCGACGCAAGCCACGAGCAGCTTCGAGCCGCGCGCAAGCTCGGCCTCGACGTCGTGAGGATGGACGGCCACGCCTTTGCGGTCGGCCGCCATTTCGACGCGGTCTTCTCCAACGCCGCTCTCCATTGGATGAAGCGTCCGGCGGAGGTGGTCTCCGGCGTCGCGGCCGCCCTCAAGGGCGGCGGCCGTTTCGTCGGCGAGATGGGAGGGAACGGAAACGTGGCCGCGATCCGGCGCGCTCTGCATTCCGCCCTGCGGGCGCGCGGCGTCGATCCGGAGGCCGTGGATCCCTGGTACTATCCCGGCGTCGAGGAGTACGGCGCCCTGCTCGCCGCGGCGGGCTTCGAAGTCGAGACGATCGGACTGATCGCGCGGCCGACTCCTCTGCCGGGGGACATCGTCTCCTGGCTGGAGGTCTTCGCTCAGCCCTTCATCGAAGCGGTGGCCCCGCCCGAGCGCTCCTCCTACCTCCAAGAGGTCCGCTCGACTCTCGCCCCGGCGCTCCGCCGGCCCGACGGCACCTGGATTGCGGATTACGTGCGGCTCCGGTTCAGAGCGATCAGGCGCGGCGCGGGTTTCTGA